CGCTGGTGGCGAGCCAGCCCGCCGCGGCGACGCGGCCGTCACGGGCGTCAATGCCGGCCACGATTCGCTCGCCGTGCCGCTGGCAGAGCCGCGCGACCCACTCCGGGTCCGTAACGAGGGCGGTGCCCACGACCACCCGATCCGCGCCGGCTTCGAGCGCCGCCGCGATCGCGTCGTCGTTCCGGAGCCCCCCGCCAAACTGGATCGTGGCCCGGGTTGCTTGACGAATCGCGGCGAGCGTCTGCAGGTTAGCCGGTTCGCCCGCCTTGGCCCCGTCCAGGTCCACAACGTGGATCGTCGTCGCGCCGCTGGCTTCCCACTCCACGGCCGCATCTTCCGGACGCTCCCGAAAGACCGACGCGCGCGCAAAATCTCCCTGCGCCAACCGGACACATCGTCCATCGAGGATGTCGATCGCCGGAATGACCTCGAACGACCTCACCATTGAGCCGCCCAACGGAGAAAATTTCGGTAAATCCGCAGCCCGTGTCTGCCGCTCTTCTCGGGGTGGAACTGGGTGCCGAAAACGTTCGCCCGCCCGATGGCACTCGGAAACACGCCATCGTAATCAGTCGTCGCCAGAATGACCGACGCGTCTGTCGGTCGCACGGCGTACGAGTGGACGAAATAGAAGTAGCTGTCGTCGGGAACATCCTCCCACACGGGGTGTGGCGCCTCCTGGTGCACGACGTTCCAACCCATGTGGGGCACCTTCAAGCTCGTTTCCAGCCGCGCCACGGATCCGGGGAAGATGCCCAGGCACTCCTGGCCGCCCCCCTCCTCCGACCGTTCCATCAGTACCTGCATGCCCATGCAGACGCCCAGGTACGGCCGCCCGGCCTGGATGTACGCGCAAATCGCCTCGTCTAACTCGAGGCGCTGGAGGCTTCCCATGATCTGACCGGCCGCGCCCACGCCGGGCAGCACGAGGATGTGCGCATCTGCGACTGCCGCCGGATCGTCCGTGATCGACGGTTGAGCGCCAATCGCGCGGAATGCGCGAACGACGCTCCTGAGGTTGCCCGCGCCGTAGTCGACGACCACGGGCCGGAGTGCGCTTAGGTCAGGTGGCACGGAGTACGCCGCCATCGACGCTCCACCGAAGATACGCGTCGATGAAGCCGTCCAGCTCGCCGTTGAGGACGGCATTCGGGTCGCTGGATTCGTAACCGGTCCGCAGATCCTTCACCAGATTGTATGGGTGCACGACGTACGACCGAATCTGGTTGCCCCATCCCGCCTCGACATGCTCGCCCCGGAGCTGGAGCCGCTCGGCCTCGCGGCGTTCGGATTCCATCTCCAGGAGCTTGGCTCGCAGGATTCGCATGGCCGTCTCGCGATTCTGCAGCTGTGACCGCTCTGTCTGACACGTCACCACGATGCCGGTGGGAACGTGCGTCAGACGAACCGCAGTGCTCACCTTGTTGACGTTCTGCCCGCCCGGCCCGCCGGAGCGATACGCCTCGAACTTCACGTCCTCGGGGTTGATCTCGACCTCCGCGCTGTCGCCCACGTCGGGCATGACTTCCACGAGGGCGAACGACGTGTGGCGGCGATGTCCCGCGTCGAAGGGGGACTGACGCACGAGGCGATGGACGCCGCGCTCGGACTTCAGATACCCGAACGCATACGAGCCGCTCACTTCGATTGTGGCGCTCTTGATCCCTGCCTCCTCGCCGGGCGAGAGGTCGAACATCTCACACGCGAACTTGTTGCGTTCGGCCCACCGGAGGTACATGCGCAGCAGAATCTCCGCCCAATCCTGGGCGTCGGTGCCACCCGCTCCCGCGTGGATGGCCAGGATGGCATTGGCGCGATCGTACGGTCCGGAGAGAATGAGCTGAAACTCGAGGCGATCGAGGCGATTGCGCAGCGTCGGAATCTGCGCGGCGACCTCCGCGGCGATCTCGTCGGCGCCCTCTTCGATCGCCATCTCGAGCATGCCTTCGGCCTCTTCGAGGTCCACGCGCAACGCGCGCCACGGCTCGAGGTCTGTCTGGAGGTCGGACAGCTCCTTCAGGATCGCCTGTGCACGCTGGGGATCATCCCAAAGAGCGGGATCGGCCGCTTTCGCTTCAAGCTCGCCGATGCGCCGGACCTTGCCAGGCTCGTCAAAGACGCACCAGCAGGTCGGACAGGCGCTCGCTCAGCGCGCGCACTTCGCCTCGGATATCCTGCATGGTGCCACTCCACTCGTCGTCGACGCCGATTCGGCCGAATTCTATCAAATTTGGGGGTATCGGCATGTCCTTGACCGGTGCGCGCGGGTTCGTTTAGCCTGTAGCCCGCGAGGATGGGCCCGATGTTCGCTCGTGATCTCACTTTGTCGTCCTCGTGGGGAGCATCCGGTTGGGAAAAATCCGAGTCGCCATCATCGGCGTCGGCAACTGCGCGTCATCCCTGGTGCAAGGCGTCCACTACTACCGGGGTGCGAAGCCAGACCAGTTCATTCCAGGCCTCATGCACGTCAACCTCGGCGGCTACCACGTTTCGGACATCGAGTTCAGCGCGGCATTCGACGTCGACGCGGATAAGGTCGGCAAGGATCTCTCCGAGGCGATCTTCACCGAGCCCAACAACACGTACAAATTCACCGACGTCCCGAAATGCGGTGTGACGGTGTCTCGCGGCATGACGCACGATGGGATCGGCGAGTACCTGTCGAAGGTCATCACCAAGGCTCCGGGGGAAACCTCGGACATCGTCAAGATCCTTCGTGACACCGAGACCGACGTCGTCATCAACTACCTGCCGGTTGGGAGCGAGCAAGCCACCAAGTGGTACGTGGAGCAGATCCTGAACGCCCACTGCGCCATGGTCAACTGCATCCCCGTCTTCATCGCGCGGGAGTCCTACTGGCAGCGGCGATTCGAGGAGCACGGGCTGCCCATCGTCGGCGATGACATCAAGAGCCAGGTTGGGGCCACCATCGTCCACCGCGTCCTGGCGCGCCTGTTCCGCGAGCGAGGGGTCCGCCTGGAGCGCACGAGCCAGCTCAACGTCGGCGGCAACATGGACTTCTACAACATGCTCGAGCGGTCGCGGCTGGAGTCGAAAAAGATCTCCAAGACCAACTCTGTCACCTCCCAGCTCGACTACGACATGGGCGATGAAAACGTCTACATCGGCCCCAGCGACTACGTGCCGTGGCTCCACGACCGCAAGTGGGCGTACATCCGACTCGAGGGCCGCACATTTGGGGACGTACCGCTCAACGTCGAGCTAAAGCTCGAAGTGTGGGACTCGCCCAACTCGGCCGGGGTTGTGATCGACGCCGTGCGCTGCGCCAAGCTGGCGCTGGATCGCGGCCTGAGCGGGGCCCTCGAGGGGCCGTCGTCTTACTTCATGAAATCCCCACCGATCCAGCATTCCGACGACGACGCGAGGAAGATGGTCGAGGCTTTCATCGTCGGCGATGGACTCGCCGGCAGCGGACCGCACACCGACGGGGACGCGAGCTAAGGGGGTTGTCATCGAGCCCTGGCACGGCGGCTTGACGCTGGTGATTTTGCCGGAGGCCCGAGCGCGGTGATGTCGGGCGAAGCGGCCTCTACCGCGTGGGGAGCGTTCCCGTGATCTACTGGCTCCATCGGATTGGGGCTCCCCTCGCGCGATTGCTCCCATTGTGGTTCACCTACGGCGTCGCATCGATTGTTGCTCCGGCCGTTTTCCTCCTCTGGTCCGAGAAGCGCGAGAACGCGATCCGAAACATGGAGCGCGTGTTGGGGCCGGACTGCCATGACGGCGAGGCCCGGCGTCTCGCGCGGCGGGTCTTCGTCAACTACGCCAAGTATCTCGTGGACATGCTTCGCCTAACCGGTTACCGGCTCGACGACCTCGAGCGGCGCATCACGATCGATGGGTGGGAACATTTCGTCGAAGCGCGGGACCAGGGAAAGGGGCTGATCTTCATCGGCGGGCACATCGGAAACTCAGACCTGGCCGCCGCGCTCCTGGCGCAGCGCGGCTTTCCCGTGCACGTCATCGCCGAGCCCCTCCAACCACCGAAGTGGAACGAGCTGGTTCAAGCGGCGCGGACGGCCGTCGGCCTGCGGGTCCTTCCCATTGGATCGAACGCGATTCGTTTTCTCCGGGTGCTTCGCGAGCGCGGGATCCTCGCCTTTCTCATCGATCGTCCGCTCCAGGAGCAAGGGATTGCCGTGCGCTTCTTTGGGGACATGGTGCAGGTACCTGCCGGAGCGGCCGCCCTCGCGTTGCGCGCGGATGTGCAGATTCTCGGCGCCTACATCGTCCGGACCGGTAACTCCTACGTCGCGCACATCTCCCCCGCGATTTCGCTGCCGCCGACCGGCGACAGTCGCCGCGATCTCCAGGCCCTGACCCAGGCTCTCTTCGACTGGCTCGAGCGGGTCATTCGCCAGTATCCCGACCAGTGGTTCATGTTCCGCCCGATGTGGTCGGTTCGCGCCGATGGTTGACTTTCTCACGCATCCGCGCCTGCTGCCCGCCTGCCGCTAACTGATCGGTGGCGAACTTCCTCTTTTTTCGCGCCGCAGCCGCCGTGGTACCCCGGTTACCACGGTCCGTGCTTTGGATCGCCGGAATCGTCGCCGGACTCGCCGCTTACGCATTCGGAGGTCGGGCCCGACGCGCGTCGCTCCGCAATCTCGCGGCTGTGCTCCCAATGGCCGGGGAGCGAACCCTCCAGCGCTTCGCACGGCGCGCGTTCGTCCACGCGGCCTGGAGCTACATCGAAACCTTCGCGCTCCCAGCCCTGTCGCGCGAGCACGTGATCGCATCCTATTCGGTGGCCGGCTGGGAACACCTTGAAGAGGCCCTGGCGGCCGGACGCGGCGTCATCATGGTGAGTGCGCACGTCGGATCTCCTGTGGCTGCCGGGCAGGTCCTCGCCGTCCGGGGCGTCCCGACGAGCGTCGTGGTCGAGCCGATTCAGCCCCCGAGGCTCTTCCACCTGATGACCCGGGTCCGCGGGTCGTTTGGCCTTCGCTTCATCCCCTCAGATCGCTCGGCCGTCCGCGACATCGTGCGCGCGCTGCGTCAGAACGAAGTGGTGGGGATGATGTGCGACCGCGACGTGGCCGGGACGGGCATGCCGCTGGCGTTTTTCGGGAAGGAGACGTCGGTCACGACGGCTCCGGCGACGCTGGCGCTCAGGACCGGCGCCGCCATGCTGCCGGCGGTAGCATATCGGACGGGACTGTTCGCCGGCGCCGCGCGCATCGATCCCCCGATTGACATCCCGACTTCGGGCAGTCACGCCGCGAACGTCCGCGAGTTGACCGCCCGAGTCACTCAGCGCATTGAATCGCTCATTCGTGCGCATCCAGAACAGTGGGCGGTGTTTGAGGACATTTGGCCGTACGGTACAATGCCCCGGACGTGACCCGAATCAGCCCGTGAAACATGGCGCCGTTGTGAAGATCGCACTCGTTTCGCCATACGATTTCGCCTACTTTGGCGGAGTTACCGAGC
This genomic window from Chloroflexota bacterium contains:
- the hisH gene encoding imidazole glycerol phosphate synthase subunit HisH, which produces MAAYSVPPDLSALRPVVVDYGAGNLRSVVRAFRAIGAQPSITDDPAAVADAHILVLPGVGAAGQIMGSLQRLELDEAICAYIQAGRPYLGVCMGMQVLMERSEEGGGQECLGIFPGSVARLETSLKVPHMGWNVVHQEAPHPVWEDVPDDSYFYFVHSYAVRPTDASVILATTDYDGVFPSAIGRANVFGTQFHPEKSGRHGLRIYRNFLRWAAQW
- a CDS encoding lysophospholipid acyltransferase family protein, translating into MVPRLPRSVLWIAGIVAGLAAYAFGGRARRASLRNLAAVLPMAGERTLQRFARRAFVHAAWSYIETFALPALSREHVIASYSVAGWEHLEEALAAGRGVIMVSAHVGSPVAAGQVLAVRGVPTSVVVEPIQPPRLFHLMTRVRGSFGLRFIPSDRSAVRDIVRALRQNEVVGMMCDRDVAGTGMPLAFFGKETSVTTAPATLALRTGAAMLPAVAYRTGLFAGAARIDPPIDIPTSGSHAANVRELTARVTQRIESLIRAHPEQWAVFEDIWPYGTMPRT
- the prfB gene encoding peptide chain release factor 2 (programmed frameshift); amino-acid sequence: MQDIRGEVRALSERLSDLLVRLDEPGKVRRIGELEAKAADPALWDDPQRAQAILKELSDLQTDLEPWRALRVDLEEAEGMLEMAIEEGADEIAAEVAAQIPTLRNRLDRLEFQLILSGPYDRANAILAIHAGAGGTDAQDWAEILLRMYLRWAERNKFACEMFDLSPGEEAGIKSATIEVSGSYAFGYLKSERGVHRLVRQSPFDAGHRRHTSFALVEVMPDVGDSAEVEINPEDVKFEAYRSGGPGGQNVNKVSTAVRLTHVPTGIVVTCQTERSQLQNRETAMRILRAKLLEMESERREAERLQLRGEHVEAGWGNQIRSYVVHPYNLVKDLRTGYESSDPNAVLNGELDGFIDAYLRWSVDGGVLRAT
- the hisA gene encoding 1-(5-phosphoribosyl)-5-[(5-phosphoribosylamino)methylideneamino]imidazole-4-carboxamide isomerase encodes the protein MVRSFEVIPAIDILDGRCVRLAQGDFARASVFRERPEDAAVEWEASGATTIHVVDLDGAKAGEPANLQTLAAIRQATRATIQFGGGLRNDDAIAAALEAGADRVVVGTALVTDPEWVARLCQRHGERIVAGIDARDGRVAAAGWLATSALTVAQAVERAHSIGIRWALFTDIARDGMLEGPNLESLKGVVAQAPFDVIASGGVTSIDDLLAIRDTGAAAAIVGRALYAGRIDLRAAILACDATTAEVRSC
- a CDS encoding lysophospholipid acyltransferase family protein, whose product is MIYWLHRIGAPLARLLPLWFTYGVASIVAPAVFLLWSEKRENAIRNMERVLGPDCHDGEARRLARRVFVNYAKYLVDMLRLTGYRLDDLERRITIDGWEHFVEARDQGKGLIFIGGHIGNSDLAAALLAQRGFPVHVIAEPLQPPKWNELVQAARTAVGLRVLPIGSNAIRFLRVLRERGILAFLIDRPLQEQGIAVRFFGDMVQVPAGAAALALRADVQILGAYIVRTGNSYVAHISPAISLPPTGDSRRDLQALTQALFDWLERVIRQYPDQWFMFRPMWSVRADG
- a CDS encoding inositol-3-phosphate synthase; the encoded protein is MGKIRVAIIGVGNCASSLVQGVHYYRGAKPDQFIPGLMHVNLGGYHVSDIEFSAAFDVDADKVGKDLSEAIFTEPNNTYKFTDVPKCGVTVSRGMTHDGIGEYLSKVITKAPGETSDIVKILRDTETDVVINYLPVGSEQATKWYVEQILNAHCAMVNCIPVFIARESYWQRRFEEHGLPIVGDDIKSQVGATIVHRVLARLFRERGVRLERTSQLNVGGNMDFYNMLERSRLESKKISKTNSVTSQLDYDMGDENVYIGPSDYVPWLHDRKWAYIRLEGRTFGDVPLNVELKLEVWDSPNSAGVVIDAVRCAKLALDRGLSGALEGPSSYFMKSPPIQHSDDDARKMVEAFIVGDGLAGSGPHTDGDAS